A genomic window from Erythrobacter sp. BLCC-B19 includes:
- a CDS encoding DUF418 domain-containing protein: MTAPSPPPPRILALDALRGIAVIGIVGMNVHAFALPGPAYYNPNAYGAVGPVDAWVWLASFVFIEDKFRTLFAMLFGAGCLILLDRGGARPWRAHSARMIVLFAIGLVHATLLASNDVLRAYALAGLALPWLAGLSARALVTVALGLLGVHVALGMVALGTPLVLHYLGYTGTDALLWAERQFGHDSPTIVMLLEQGRESLPDRVARRITGIPAQFTALMAALPLNLSAMALGMGLWRAAMLKGEWRIFRLQRAAGLAALVALPGLLGLAVWLVRSGFAAPVVGPVALVLSAPFDMLLAVSYAALAMAFLGSGAGAERLAAVGRLSLTNYLMTSVILASIFASWGLGLFGEVSRWQAFALGLVPVAGMLLWSPAWVAQAGQGPFERLWRSAARALS, translated from the coding sequence ATGACGGCACCCTCTCCGCCCCCGCCCCGCATCCTCGCGCTTGACGCGCTGCGCGGGATTGCGGTGATCGGGATCGTCGGCATGAACGTCCATGCCTTCGCTCTTCCGGGGCCAGCCTATTACAACCCGAACGCCTATGGCGCGGTCGGCCCGGTCGATGCCTGGGTGTGGCTGGCCAGCTTTGTCTTCATCGAAGACAAGTTCCGCACGCTGTTCGCGATGCTGTTCGGCGCGGGATGCCTGATCCTGCTTGATCGTGGTGGCGCGCGGCCGTGGCGCGCGCATTCTGCCCGCATGATCGTGTTGTTCGCGATCGGGCTTGTCCATGCGACGCTTCTCGCCAGCAATGATGTGCTGCGCGCCTATGCGCTGGCAGGCCTCGCGCTGCCGTGGCTTGCCGGGCTTTCGGCCCGCGCGCTGGTGACGGTGGCGCTGGGGCTGCTGGGAGTGCACGTCGCGCTCGGCATGGTGGCGCTCGGCACGCCGCTGGTTCTGCATTACCTCGGCTACACCGGCACCGACGCGCTCTTGTGGGCCGAGCGGCAGTTCGGGCATGATTCGCCGACCATCGTGATGCTGCTGGAACAGGGGCGCGAGAGCCTGCCGGATCGCGTGGCGCGCCGCATCACCGGAATCCCGGCGCAATTCACCGCTCTGATGGCGGCGCTCCCGCTCAACCTGTCGGCGATGGCGCTGGGGATGGGGCTATGGCGGGCCGCCATGCTGAAGGGCGAGTGGCGCATCTTCCGGCTGCAACGCGCGGCGGGCCTCGCTGCGCTGGTGGCGCTGCCGGGGCTGCTGGGACTGGCCGTGTGGCTGGTGCGCAGCGGCTTTGCCGCGCCGGTGGTCGGCCCGGTGGCGCTGGTGCTGTCGGCCCCCTTCGATATGCTGCTGGCGGTGAGTTACGCCGCGCTCGCCATGGCCTTCCTCGGCAGCGGCGCAGGCGCTGAGCGGCTGGCGGCGGTGGGCCGGCTGTCGCTCACCAACTATCTGATGACGAGTGTTATTCTCGCGAGCATCTTCGCGTCATGGGGGCTGGGGCTGTTCGGGGAGGTCAGCCGGTGGCAGGCCTTCGCGCTCGGGCTGGTGCCGGTGGCGGGGATGCTGCTGTGGTCGCCGGCATGGGTCGCGCAGGCGGGCCAAGGCCCGTTCGAGCGGCTGTGGCGCAGCGCCGCGCGGGCGCTGTCCTAG
- a CDS encoding CaiB/BaiF CoA transferase family protein, whose protein sequence is MWRAEPRNPNAPLAGLKVVELARVLAGPFCGQILADLGADVIKVESPEGDGTRLWGPPWVERKDASGKVHREAAYYHACNRGKRSIIADFGDADDLARVRELCAGADVVIENFKTGSLAKFGLDYASLAAANPGLVYCSITGFGQTGPRAHEAGYDFVVQGMSGFMSLTGEPEAHPVKMGISISDLATGVWAANGVQAALLMRARTGRGQQVDMSLMDCSVGLLANQATYLFTTGHNPPRMGNAHAQVAPYGVFAVSDGHVILAPANDGLFHKLMAVLGLDHLTTDPRFIANGDRTANAKALDAEIAAATAGWTKQGLLDACHAAGVPAGPINRLDEVFADPQVIARGMRVELGGMAGVRSPFTFSDAELALDRPSPIHGVDG, encoded by the coding sequence ATGTGGCGCGCCGAACCCCGTAACCCCAACGCGCCGCTTGCAGGCCTCAAGGTGGTCGAGCTGGCGCGGGTGCTGGCGGGGCCGTTCTGTGGGCAGATCCTTGCCGATCTGGGCGCGGACGTCATCAAGGTCGAAAGCCCGGAAGGCGACGGCACCCGGCTGTGGGGCCCGCCCTGGGTGGAACGCAAGGACGCCTCGGGCAAGGTTCACCGCGAGGCCGCCTATTACCACGCCTGCAATCGCGGCAAGCGCTCGATCATCGCCGACTTTGGCGATGCCGACGACCTTGCTCGTGTGCGTGAGCTGTGCGCCGGGGCGGATGTGGTGATCGAGAACTTCAAGACCGGCAGCCTCGCCAAGTTCGGGCTCGACTACGCCAGTCTCGCCGCCGCCAATCCGGGCCTCGTCTATTGCTCGATCACCGGCTTCGGCCAGACCGGGCCGCGCGCGCATGAGGCGGGGTATGATTTCGTGGTGCAGGGGATGAGCGGCTTCATGTCGCTGACCGGCGAGCCGGAGGCGCACCCCGTCAAGATGGGCATCTCGATCAGCGATCTGGCGACCGGCGTCTGGGCGGCGAACGGCGTGCAAGCCGCGCTGCTGATGCGGGCGCGGACGGGCCGGGGCCAGCAGGTCGACATGAGCCTGATGGATTGCAGCGTGGGCCTGCTCGCCAATCAGGCGACCTACCTCTTCACCACCGGCCACAACCCGCCTCGGATGGGCAATGCCCACGCGCAGGTCGCGCCCTATGGCGTGTTCGCGGTGAGCGATGGCCATGTGATCCTCGCGCCTGCCAATGACGGGCTGTTCCACAAGCTGATGGCGGTGCTGGGCCTCGATCACCTGACCACTGATCCGCGCTTTATCGCCAATGGTGATCGCACCGCCAACGCCAAGGCATTGGACGCCGAGATCGCGGCGGCGACAGCCGGGTGGACGAAGCAGGGCTTGCTCGATGCCTGCCATGCGGCAGGCGTGCCTGCTGGCCCGATCAACCGGCTGGACGAGGTCTTCGCCGATCCGCAGGTGATCGCAAGGGGCATGCGGGTGGAACTGGGCGGGATGGCGGGGGTGAGGAGCCCCTTCACCTTCTCCGATGCCGAACTGGCCTTGGACCGCCCCTCGCCGATCCACGGGGTGGACGGCTAG
- the lnt gene encoding apolipoprotein N-acyltransferase gives MTERLAAVAALAQRFPALAAIALGLIAACAYPPLHLWPLGLAGIAGFVWLVFTAGSWKQALWRGWWFGWAHLTLANNWIATAFTHQAKMPEFLGWLAVPLLCIYLAIYPALAALAAHLLARKRPLWAFGLVLAGAWIVTEWLRGWVFTGYPWPPLGLMLLGGWDTPGLARALPVTGTYALSGLTLFIAASFLAVLAERRWVNAAGLALVVTGTMLAPSLHIAVTRSADAVEYTLVQPYIPQSEINDGSKFEEQFARLARLSAKGRDRSRLVLWPESGVPDYLEDGYPTRYYLQMTAGGDPKLARARIGTVIGPQSTLLTGVVNLNIGTNASGVPAAVSARNSVMALDGKGAIIGGYDKAHLVPYGEYLPMRTILQPLGLSRLVAGSIDYLPGPGARTLDLGPQGKAGVMICYEIVFSGHVADKANRPDYIFNPSNDGWFGTWGPPQHLAQARMRAIEEGLPVLRSTTTGISAVIDANGVIEQSIGMGKAAAIEGLIPPAKPPTLFSQWGHVLTLAWAGLFLILGLGLPRVLALARSRG, from the coding sequence ATGACCGAGCGGCTGGCTGCGGTTGCCGCGCTGGCGCAGCGCTTTCCGGCGCTGGCGGCCATCGCGCTCGGGCTGATTGCGGCCTGCGCCTATCCGCCGCTCCACCTGTGGCCGCTGGGCCTTGCGGGTATCGCGGGGTTCGTGTGGCTGGTCTTTACCGCCGGCAGCTGGAAGCAGGCGCTGTGGCGTGGATGGTGGTTCGGCTGGGCGCATCTGACGCTCGCCAACAACTGGATCGCGACGGCCTTTACCCATCAGGCCAAGATGCCCGAGTTTCTCGGGTGGCTGGCGGTGCCGCTGCTGTGCATCTACCTTGCGATCTATCCCGCCCTTGCCGCGCTGGCGGCGCATCTGCTGGCGAGGAAGCGCCCGCTGTGGGCCTTCGGGCTGGTGCTGGCCGGCGCGTGGATCGTCACCGAATGGCTGCGCGGCTGGGTGTTCACCGGCTATCCGTGGCCGCCGCTGGGGCTGATGCTGCTGGGCGGGTGGGACACGCCGGGGCTCGCGCGGGCGCTGCCGGTCACAGGCACCTATGCCTTGTCGGGATTGACCCTGTTCATCGCGGCATCGTTCCTTGCCGTTCTGGCCGAGCGGCGCTGGGTGAATGCCGCAGGATTGGCGCTGGTTGTAACCGGCACCATGCTGGCACCCTCGCTGCATATCGCGGTGACACGATCCGCAGACGCGGTCGAATACACCCTCGTCCAGCCCTATATCCCGCAGTCCGAGATCAACGATGGCTCCAAGTTCGAGGAGCAGTTCGCCCGCCTTGCGCGCCTGAGCGCCAAGGGCCGTGACCGCTCGCGCCTTGTGCTGTGGCCCGAAAGCGGCGTGCCCGACTATCTCGAGGACGGCTACCCCACGCGCTACTATCTCCAGATGACCGCAGGCGGCGATCCCAAGCTGGCCCGCGCGCGGATCGGCACGGTGATCGGGCCGCAATCGACGCTGCTGACGGGCGTGGTGAACCTCAACATCGGCACCAATGCCTCGGGCGTTCCGGCAGCGGTCAGCGCGCGCAATTCGGTGATGGCGCTGGATGGCAAGGGCGCGATCATCGGCGGCTACGACAAGGCGCATCTGGTGCCCTATGGCGAATATCTGCCGATGCGCACGATCCTTCAGCCGCTCGGCCTGTCGCGGCTGGTGGCAGGCTCCATCGACTACCTCCCCGGGCCGGGCGCGCGCACGCTCGATCTGGGGCCGCAGGGCAAGGCGGGGGTGATGATCTGCTACGAGATCGTCTTTTCCGGTCACGTCGCCGACAAGGCGAATCGGCCCGACTATATCTTCAACCCCAGCAATGACGGCTGGTTCGGCACCTGGGGTCCGCCGCAGCATCTGGCGCAGGCGCGGATGCGGGCGATCGAGGAAGGGCTGCCGGTGCTGCGCTCGACCACCACCGGGATCAGCGCGGTGATCGACGCGAACGGCGTGATCGAACAGTCCATCGGCATGGGCAAGGCGGCCGCGATCGAAGGCCTCATCCCTCCAGCCAAGCCGCCGACGCTGTTCAGCCAGTGGGGCCATGTCCTGACGCTCGCCTGGGCAGGGCTATTCCTGATCCTCGGCCTTGGTCTGCCGAGAGTGCTTGCGCTGGCCCGCTCGCGCGGCTAG
- the metK gene encoding methionine adenosyltransferase, which translates to MRTNYLFTSESVSEGHPDKVADQISDAIVDLFLSKDPEARIACETLTTTQLVVLAGEIRCKGVFENGEWAEGAKEEIEQVVRNTVKRIGYEQDGFHWKTFRFENNLHGQSAHIAQGVDAGENKDEGAGDQGIMFGYATDETPGYMPATLYYSHKILERMAADRHSGAAPFLEPDAKSQVTLRYEGSLPVAATAVVVSTQHKKGYDENDPAKQAELEAYVKKVVADVIPPVLLRETEYFINPTGSFEIGGPDGDAGLTGRKIIVDTYGGAAPHGGGAFSGKDPTKVDRSAAYITRYLAKNVVAAGLATRCTIQIAYAIGVSKPLSLYVDTHETGTVGDDKIEEAILGIAKLGGLTPRSIRTHLGLNKPIYQPTAAYGHFGRTPEGDFFPWERLDLVADLKAALG; encoded by the coding sequence ATGCGCACCAATTACCTGTTCACCTCCGAAAGCGTGTCCGAAGGCCACCCCGACAAGGTTGCCGACCAGATTTCGGACGCGATCGTCGACCTGTTCCTGTCGAAAGACCCCGAAGCGCGCATCGCCTGCGAAACCCTGACCACCACCCAGCTCGTCGTGCTGGCGGGCGAAATCCGCTGCAAGGGCGTGTTCGAGAACGGCGAATGGGCCGAGGGCGCCAAGGAAGAGATCGAACAGGTCGTCCGCAACACAGTGAAGCGCATCGGCTATGAGCAGGACGGTTTCCATTGGAAGACCTTCCGCTTCGAGAACAACCTGCACGGCCAGTCCGCCCACATCGCGCAGGGCGTGGACGCGGGCGAGAACAAGGATGAAGGCGCGGGCGATCAGGGCATCATGTTCGGCTATGCCACCGACGAGACGCCGGGCTATATGCCGGCGACGCTCTATTACAGCCACAAGATCCTTGAGCGCATGGCCGCCGACCGCCATTCGGGCGCGGCTCCCTTCCTTGAACCTGACGCCAAGAGCCAGGTGACCCTACGCTATGAAGGTTCGCTGCCCGTCGCCGCGACCGCCGTGGTGGTCTCGACCCAGCACAAGAAGGGCTATGACGAGAACGACCCGGCCAAGCAGGCGGAACTGGAAGCCTACGTCAAGAAGGTCGTCGCCGACGTGATCCCGCCGGTGCTGCTGCGCGAGACCGAATATTTCATCAACCCCACCGGCAGCTTCGAAATCGGCGGCCCGGATGGCGATGCGGGTCTGACGGGCCGCAAGATCATCGTCGACACCTATGGCGGCGCGGCTCCGCATGGCGGCGGCGCGTTCAGCGGCAAGGACCCGACCAAGGTTGACCGTTCGGCGGCCTATATCACGCGCTATCTCGCCAAGAACGTGGTTGCGGCGGGCCTTGCCACGCGTTGCACCATCCAGATCGCCTATGCGATCGGCGTGTCGAAGCCTCTGAGCCTCTATGTCGACACGCACGAGACCGGCACCGTTGGCGACGACAAGATCGAGGAAGCGATCCTCGGCATCGCCAAGCTAGGCGGGCTGACCCCGCGCTCGATCCGCACGCATCTCGGCCTCAACAAGCCGATCTACCAGCCGACGGCGGCCTACGGCCACTTCGGCCGCACGCCGGAAGGCGATTTCTTCCCGTGGGAGCGCCTTGATCTGGTGGCTGATCTGAAGGCTGCGCTGGGCTGA
- a CDS encoding DUF4167 domain-containing protein, with protein MNNNRNNRRRGRGNRNQGGNGAQLNRIDSRARGNAPQMLDKYKKLAQDAQHNGDRVQMEYYLQFADHYFRVIADNKARQDEQRGGGNGGNNNRRNDERDSAEDFEDDFDFGRRSDTPTRSPYEQPQPNGDAEVSEGEPGQEGESFLAEDRQDDRGNRSEGRERGQRRQPRKERDGNRSDRQERGERQDRPERAERSEKRAERAERAPEAPAAKPARGRKPRKAADDGAPAGIDSSILPPSIRGDDTGGDSGTLETVE; from the coding sequence TTGAATAACAACCGCAATAACCGGCGTCGCGGCCGCGGCAACCGCAACCAGGGTGGCAATGGCGCCCAATTGAACCGGATCGACAGCCGGGCGCGGGGCAATGCCCCGCAGATGCTCGACAAGTACAAGAAGCTCGCACAGGACGCCCAGCACAATGGCGACCGGGTGCAGATGGAGTACTACCTCCAGTTCGCCGACCACTACTTCCGCGTCATCGCCGACAACAAGGCCCGGCAGGACGAACAGCGCGGCGGTGGCAATGGCGGCAACAACAACCGCCGCAATGACGAGCGCGATTCGGCCGAGGATTTCGAGGACGATTTCGATTTCGGCCGCCGCAGCGACACGCCGACCCGCTCGCCCTATGAACAGCCCCAGCCCAATGGCGATGCCGAGGTCAGCGAAGGCGAGCCGGGGCAGGAGGGCGAAAGCTTCCTCGCCGAAGATCGTCAGGACGATCGCGGAAACCGGAGCGAAGGGCGTGAGCGCGGCCAGCGCCGCCAACCCCGCAAGGAGCGCGACGGCAATCGGAGTGACCGTCAGGAACGCGGCGAGCGTCAGGATCGTCCCGAACGGGCCGAACGCAGCGAGAAGCGTGCCGAGCGCGCCGAACGTGCGCCGGAAGCGCCCGCCGCCAAGCCCGCACGCGGGCGCAAGCCGCGCAAGGCTGCCGATGATGGGGCTCCGGCTGGTATCGATTCGTCGATCCTCCCGCCCTCGATCCGCGGCGATGACACCGGCGGCGACAGCGGCACGCTCGAAACCGTCGAGTAA
- the prmC gene encoding peptide chain release factor N(5)-glutamine methyltransferase produces the protein MTVGEAIRAAAEALASASDTARLDAELLMAHLFGVTRSELLLRHMRDPAPPGFAALVERRAAHEPVAYITGRQEFYGLPFIVTPATLIPRGDSETLVEAALAERPDAARVLDLGTGSGALLLAVLAYCRAAQGLGIDRSPEALEVAMRNAEQLGLRPQTAFRAADWHAAGWARDLGTFDLILCNPPYVETGAALDRQVAAFEPATALFAGPEGLDDYRVLIPQLRALMNAGAAAIVEIGANQADSVGALAEAAGFATRLRRDLAGRARALVLT, from the coding sequence ATGACCGTCGGCGAAGCGATCCGCGCCGCTGCCGAAGCCTTGGCCTCCGCCAGCGATACCGCGCGGCTCGATGCCGAATTGCTGATGGCGCACCTGTTCGGCGTGACCCGCTCCGAACTGCTGCTGCGCCATATGCGCGATCCCGCGCCGCCGGGATTTGCCGCGCTGGTCGAGCGGCGCGCCGCCCATGAACCCGTCGCCTACATCACCGGGCGCCAGGAGTTCTACGGCCTGCCCTTCATCGTCACGCCCGCCACCCTGATCCCGCGCGGCGACAGCGAGACGCTGGTCGAGGCCGCGCTGGCAGAGCGGCCCGATGCCGCGCGCGTGCTCGATCTCGGCACGGGTTCAGGCGCGCTGCTGCTGGCGGTGCTGGCCTATTGCCGCGCCGCGCAAGGGCTCGGCATCGACCGGTCTCCCGAAGCGCTGGAAGTGGCGATGCGCAACGCCGAACAGCTCGGCCTGCGCCCGCAAACCGCCTTCCGCGCCGCCGATTGGCACGCGGCAGGCTGGGCGAGGGATCTCGGCACCTTCGACCTCATCTTGTGCAATCCGCCCTATGTCGAGACGGGGGCGGCGCTTGACCGGCAAGTGGCTGCCTTCGAGCCGGCCACGGCGCTGTTCGCCGGACCTGAGGGACTTGACGATTACCGCGTGCTGATCCCGCAGCTGCGCGCCCTGATGAACGCAGGCGCGGCGGCGATCGTGGAAATCGGCGCGAATCAGGCTGATTCGGTCGGAGCGCTTGCCGAGGCTGCGGGCTTTGCGACCCGTCTGCGCCGCGATCTGGCCGGGCGCGCACGGGCGTTGGTGCTCACATGA